The following coding sequences lie in one Pseudarthrobacter phenanthrenivorans Sphe3 genomic window:
- a CDS encoding stage II sporulation protein M: MDMDAFSAVNADKWARLNQLATKGRLTGREADELLALYQSTSAHLSLIRSVAPESGLSASLSATLAQARTRFTGARSNLAADLARFFAVALPAAFYRLTWLTLACGAAFTLIGAAYALWIGTSPEALRAVASEAAVQQYVEEDFIDYYSENPAASFAGAVWTNNAWISAQAVALGITGVWVPMILFSNAQGVGIAAGLFAASGKTDVFFSYILPHGLMELTAVFIACAAGLRIFWAMVSPGPRTRGRAVAEEGRSLITVALGLVLVLFVSGLVEGFVTPSPLPVWAKIGIGAAVLAAYWIYVVRWGRPAYLAGERGDLRREDAGYTEIAA; encoded by the coding sequence GTGGATATGGACGCCTTCTCCGCTGTTAACGCGGATAAGTGGGCACGGCTGAACCAGCTTGCCACCAAGGGCAGGTTGACCGGGCGTGAAGCTGACGAACTGCTGGCGCTCTACCAGTCCACGTCCGCGCACTTGTCCCTGATCCGGTCGGTGGCCCCCGAAAGCGGGCTTTCCGCCTCTCTTTCGGCAACCCTGGCGCAGGCGAGGACCAGGTTCACCGGGGCCCGCTCCAACCTTGCGGCCGACCTGGCACGGTTTTTTGCAGTGGCGCTCCCGGCAGCGTTCTACCGGCTCACCTGGCTCACGCTGGCCTGCGGAGCGGCGTTTACGCTTATCGGGGCAGCGTACGCCCTATGGATCGGCACGTCCCCGGAGGCGCTGCGGGCGGTTGCCTCCGAAGCGGCCGTCCAGCAGTACGTCGAGGAGGACTTCATCGACTACTACTCCGAGAACCCGGCAGCGTCCTTCGCGGGAGCCGTCTGGACCAACAATGCCTGGATCAGCGCGCAGGCCGTTGCCTTGGGCATCACTGGCGTCTGGGTTCCGATGATCCTGTTCAGCAACGCCCAGGGCGTGGGCATTGCAGCAGGACTCTTCGCCGCGTCCGGCAAGACAGACGTGTTCTTCAGCTACATCCTTCCGCACGGCCTGATGGAACTCACCGCCGTCTTCATTGCCTGCGCCGCAGGACTGCGGATCTTTTGGGCCATGGTGTCCCCGGGCCCCCGGACCCGGGGGCGGGCAGTGGCTGAGGAGGGCAGGTCCCTGATCACCGTGGCGCTGGGACTGGTGCTGGTGCTGTTCGTCTCCGGCCTGGTGGAAGGGTTCGTGACCCCGAGCCCTCTCCCGGTCTGGGCGAAGATTGGCATTGGCGCTGCAGTCCTGGCTGCCTACTGGATTTATGTTGTGCGTTGGGGGAGGCCGGCCTACCTCGCCGGGGAACGCGGCGACCTCCGGCGGGAAGACGCGGGGTACACGGAAATCGCTGCCTGA
- a CDS encoding TIGR01906 family membrane protein, whose amino-acid sequence MKDERPARAKSAEPQPEPLLDPSGDSDEPAFSWLTPAADDSGAASGSSRAPGTGSAPVAGTAGTQGTAGPASTATPDGPAVPETRADRKAAEAAVEPAEKESSPVFKEPLPTSALQVRPPEEEVERRNAQRESAANAKPVAPRVMQVLLAIFFPVILLILAVRAVTSPLFLWVEYNRPGFPGDGYGFNTDDRMTYGSYAVDYLTNWSGPRYLGDLVHRGGDKLFKDGEVSHMADVKLVILSTFGAGVLLILVSLIAILYLRKRSAGGVRRGLFAGSLVTLVLILGLGTLAVLGWQQFFTEFHRVFFADGTWTFSLDDTLIRLFPGQFWIDAGMVIAVLVLVTALVTLILTWPTRRRRGLVKEEPAAGQPADQA is encoded by the coding sequence GTGAAAGACGAAAGACCGGCCCGCGCCAAAAGCGCCGAGCCGCAGCCGGAACCTCTCCTGGACCCGTCCGGGGACTCCGACGAGCCCGCGTTTTCCTGGCTGACCCCTGCCGCCGACGATTCCGGTGCAGCGTCCGGTTCCTCCCGCGCACCCGGTACCGGCTCCGCCCCGGTTGCCGGCACTGCCGGCACCCAAGGCACTGCCGGCCCGGCCAGTACCGCCACCCCGGACGGACCCGCCGTGCCGGAAACCCGGGCGGACCGCAAAGCCGCGGAAGCCGCCGTCGAACCTGCCGAAAAGGAAAGCTCGCCGGTCTTCAAGGAGCCGCTCCCCACCTCCGCGTTGCAGGTCCGGCCGCCGGAAGAGGAAGTGGAACGCCGCAACGCCCAGCGGGAAAGCGCCGCCAACGCCAAACCCGTGGCTCCGCGCGTGATGCAGGTGCTGCTCGCCATTTTCTTCCCCGTGATTCTGCTGATCCTTGCCGTCAGGGCTGTCACCAGTCCGCTGTTCCTGTGGGTGGAATACAACCGTCCCGGTTTCCCGGGTGACGGGTACGGATTCAATACCGATGACCGGATGACCTACGGCTCCTACGCCGTGGACTACCTCACGAACTGGTCCGGGCCCCGCTACCTGGGCGATCTGGTGCACCGCGGCGGCGACAAGTTGTTCAAGGACGGCGAAGTCAGCCATATGGCCGACGTCAAGCTGGTGATCCTGTCCACCTTCGGTGCCGGCGTCCTGCTGATCCTGGTGAGCCTTATCGCCATCCTGTACCTCCGCAAGCGGAGCGCCGGGGGAGTGCGGCGGGGCCTGTTCGCGGGGTCCCTGGTCACCCTGGTCCTCATCCTGGGCCTGGGCACCCTGGCGGTGCTTGGCTGGCAGCAGTTCTTCACGGAGTTCCATCGCGTCTTCTTCGCGGACGGGACCTGGACCTTCAGCCTGGACGATACCCTGATCCGGCTGTTCCCTGGACAGTTCTGGATCGATGCCGGCATGGTGATTGCCGTCCTGGTGCTTGTGACGGCGCTAGTGACGCTGATCCTGACCTGGCCCACACGGCGCCGCCGCGGCCTGGTCAAGGAGGAGCCGGCGGCAGGGCAGCCTGCCGATCAGGCGTAG